The following are encoded in a window of Citrobacter freundii genomic DNA:
- a CDS encoding glycoside hydrolase family 43 protein yields the protein MNQWPNPFIEQRADPFILRDGSHYYFIASVPEYDRLEIRRADSLEGLRTAAAVVVWRKPDSGPMSELIWAPEIHHIAGKWYIYFAATHTQALDKLGMFQHRMFALECADADPLTGTWTEKGQIKTQFDTFALDATTFNHQGKQWYLWAQKSPDIAGNSNIYLAELENPWTIKGEPVMLSHPEYDWECRGFWVNEGPAVMVHGDKLFISYSASATDENYCMGLLWINLSADPLNPDNWHKSPRPVFTTSYENRQFGPGHNSFTQTPEGEDVLVYHARNYTEIEGDPLYDPNRHTRLKLVRWDENGMPDFGIPPADTF from the coding sequence ATGAATCAGTGGCCTAACCCCTTTATCGAACAGCGTGCCGATCCGTTTATTCTCCGTGACGGCAGCCACTATTATTTCATTGCTTCTGTACCGGAATACGATCGTCTGGAGATCCGGCGGGCTGACTCCCTGGAAGGACTACGCACCGCCGCTGCGGTGGTTGTCTGGCGCAAACCAGACAGCGGCCCGATGAGCGAACTGATCTGGGCACCGGAGATCCATCATATTGCTGGCAAGTGGTACATCTATTTTGCCGCTACGCACACTCAGGCACTCGACAAGCTGGGAATGTTCCAGCACCGCATGTTCGCCCTCGAGTGTGCTGATGCCGACCCGCTAACCGGCACCTGGACAGAGAAAGGCCAGATTAAAACGCAGTTTGATACCTTCGCCCTGGACGCCACCACTTTTAACCACCAGGGAAAGCAGTGGTATCTGTGGGCGCAAAAATCCCCCGATATTGCCGGGAATTCCAATATTTATCTCGCGGAGCTGGAAAATCCGTGGACGATTAAAGGCGAGCCGGTAATGCTCAGTCATCCAGAGTACGACTGGGAGTGCCGTGGCTTTTGGGTCAACGAAGGCCCTGCCGTGATGGTGCACGGCGACAAACTGTTCATCAGCTATTCCGCCAGCGCCACCGACGAAAACTACTGCATGGGGTTACTGTGGATTAATCTCAGTGCCGATCCACTGAACCCGGATAACTGGCACAAATCTCCGCGTCCTGTCTTTACCACCAGCTACGAGAATCGTCAGTTCGGACCGGGACATAATAGCTTTACGCAAACGCCGGAAGGGGAAGATGTGCTGGTGTACCATGCGAGGAACTACACCGAGATTGAGGGCGACCCGCTATACGATCCCAACCGCCATACACGTTTGAAACTCGTACGCTGGGACGAAAACGGCATGCCGGATTTTGGCATCCCGCCTGCTGATACATTCTAA
- the lpdA gene encoding dihydrolipoyl dehydrogenase: MSTEIKTQVVVLGAGPAGYSAAFRCADLGLETVIVERYSTLGGVCLNVGCIPSKALLHVAKVIEEAKALADHGIVFGEPKTDIDKIRTWKEKVITQLTGGLAGMAKGRKVKVVNGLGKFTGANTLEVEGENGKTVINFDNAIIAAGSRPIELPFIPHEDPRVWDSTDALELKTVPKRLLVMGGGIIGLEMGTVYHALGSEIDVVEMFDQVIPAADKDVVKVFTKRISKKFNLMLETKVTAVEAKEDGIYVSMEGKKAPAEAQRYDAVLVAIGRVPNGKNLDAGKAGVEVDDRGFIRVDKQLRTNVPHIFAIGDIVGQPMLAHKGVHEGHVAAEVIAGKKHYFDPKVIPSIAYTEPEVAWVGLTEKEAKEKGISYETATFPWAASGRAIASDCADGMTKLIFDKESHRVIGGAIVGTNGGELLGEIGLAIEMGCDAEDIALTIHAHPTLHESVGLAAEIFEGSITDLPNPKAKKK, from the coding sequence ATGAGCACTGAAATCAAAACTCAAGTCGTGGTACTTGGGGCAGGCCCGGCAGGTTACTCTGCTGCCTTCCGTTGCGCAGATTTAGGTCTGGAGACCGTCATCGTAGAACGTTACAGCACCCTTGGTGGTGTTTGTCTGAACGTCGGCTGTATCCCTTCTAAAGCGCTGTTGCACGTAGCAAAAGTTATCGAAGAAGCGAAAGCACTGGCCGATCACGGTATCGTCTTCGGTGAGCCGAAAACCGATATCGACAAGATTCGTACCTGGAAAGAAAAAGTTATCACTCAACTGACCGGCGGTCTGGCTGGTATGGCTAAAGGCCGTAAAGTGAAAGTGGTAAACGGTCTGGGTAAATTTACCGGGGCTAACACCCTGGAAGTTGAAGGCGAAAACGGTAAAACCGTGATCAACTTCGACAACGCTATCATCGCGGCGGGTTCCCGTCCGATTGAACTGCCATTTATTCCGCACGAAGACCCGCGTGTGTGGGATTCCACCGACGCACTGGAACTGAAAACCGTACCAAAACGCCTGCTGGTTATGGGTGGCGGTATCATCGGTCTGGAAATGGGGACCGTTTACCATGCGCTGGGTTCAGAGATTGACGTGGTTGAAATGTTCGACCAGGTTATCCCTGCTGCCGATAAAGACGTGGTAAAAGTCTTCACCAAACGTATCAGCAAGAAATTCAACCTGATGCTGGAAACCAAAGTGACTGCCGTTGAAGCGAAAGAAGACGGTATTTACGTTTCCATGGAAGGCAAAAAAGCACCTGCTGAAGCACAGCGTTACGATGCCGTACTGGTTGCTATTGGTCGTGTACCGAACGGTAAAAACCTCGATGCAGGCAAAGCGGGCGTTGAAGTTGATGATCGTGGCTTTATCCGCGTGGACAAACAGCTGCGTACCAACGTACCGCACATCTTTGCTATCGGCGATATCGTCGGTCAGCCGATGCTGGCGCACAAAGGTGTTCATGAAGGCCACGTTGCCGCTGAAGTTATCGCCGGTAAGAAACACTACTTCGATCCGAAAGTGATTCCGTCCATTGCCTACACTGAACCAGAAGTTGCCTGGGTCGGTCTGACCGAGAAAGAAGCGAAAGAAAAAGGCATCAGCTACGAAACCGCCACCTTCCCGTGGGCTGCTTCTGGCCGTGCTATCGCTTCTGACTGTGCAGACGGTATGACTAAACTGATTTTCGACAAAGAATCTCACCGTGTTATCGGTGGTGCGATTGTCGGTACCAACGGCGGCGAGCTGCTGGGTGAAATCGGTCTGGCGATCGAAATGGGTTGTGATGCGGAAGACATCGCGCTGACCATCCACGCACACCCGACTCTGCACGAGTCCGTGGGCCTGGCGGCAGAAATCTTTGAAGGTAGCATTACCGACCTGCCGAACCCGAAAGCGAAGAAGAAGTAA
- a CDS encoding glycoside-pentoside-hexuronide (GPH):cation symporter, producing METSKLSVKEKIGYGMGDAGCNIIFGAIMLFVNYFYTDIFGLAPALVGVLLLSVRVIDAVTDPIMGAMADRTRSKYGRFRPWLLWMAFPYALFSVLMFTTPEWTYNSKVIYAFVTYFLLSITYTAINIPYCSLGSVITNDPKERVACQSYRFVLVGIATLLLSLTLLPMADWFGGEDKAKGYQMAMAVLAFIGMCMFLFCFATVRERVRPAVQTNDDLKADLKDVWKNDQWVKILLLTLCNVCPGFIRMAATMYYVTWVMQQSTHFATLFISLGVVGMMIGSILAKVLTDRWCKLKVFFWTNIVLAIFSGAFYFFDPKATVMIMVLYFLLNILHQIPSPLHWSLMADVDDYGEWKTGKRITGISFSGNLFFLKLGLAIAGAMVGFLLSWYGYDAGAKAQSESAINGIMLLFTLIPGVGYLITAGVVRLLKVDREFMQQIQSDLEKRRANYRELNEYHDIKSPENARKA from the coding sequence ATGGAAACCAGTAAACTGTCGGTGAAAGAAAAAATCGGCTATGGTATGGGCGATGCCGGATGCAACATCATATTTGGCGCTATCATGCTGTTTGTTAACTATTTTTATACTGACATATTTGGCCTCGCCCCTGCATTGGTCGGCGTTTTATTACTCTCAGTTCGCGTTATTGATGCCGTAACTGACCCTATAATGGGCGCAATGGCCGATCGCACACGCAGTAAATATGGTCGGTTTCGTCCATGGCTTTTATGGATGGCTTTCCCCTACGCATTATTCAGCGTACTGATGTTTACCACCCCAGAGTGGACGTACAACAGCAAAGTTATCTATGCGTTTGTCACTTACTTCCTGCTGTCTATCACCTACACGGCGATCAATATTCCCTACTGCTCACTCGGCAGCGTCATCACCAACGACCCGAAAGAGCGTGTCGCCTGCCAATCTTATCGCTTTGTGCTGGTGGGCATTGCCACTCTGCTACTTTCTCTCACTTTGCTGCCGATGGCTGACTGGTTCGGTGGAGAAGACAAAGCGAAGGGCTATCAGATGGCGATGGCCGTGCTGGCCTTTATTGGCATGTGTATGTTCCTGTTTTGCTTTGCGACAGTACGCGAGCGCGTGCGTCCTGCCGTCCAGACCAACGACGATTTAAAAGCCGATCTGAAAGATGTCTGGAAGAACGATCAGTGGGTAAAAATCCTGTTGTTAACCCTGTGCAACGTCTGCCCGGGCTTTATTCGCATGGCTGCCACCATGTACTACGTCACCTGGGTTATGCAACAAAGCACGCACTTTGCCACCTTGTTTATTAGCCTCGGCGTTGTCGGCATGATGATCGGCAGTATCCTGGCGAAGGTGTTAACCGACCGCTGGTGCAAACTGAAAGTGTTCTTCTGGACCAATATCGTACTGGCGATTTTCTCTGGCGCGTTTTACTTCTTCGATCCAAAAGCTACCGTGATGATTATGGTGCTCTACTTCCTGCTCAACATCCTGCATCAGATCCCTTCTCCGCTGCACTGGTCGTTGATGGCCGATGTCGATGACTACGGCGAGTGGAAGACCGGAAAACGCATCACCGGTATCAGCTTCTCCGGCAACCTGTTCTTCCTGAAACTGGGTCTGGCGATTGCCGGGGCAATGGTCGGATTCCTGCTCTCCTGGTACGGTTACGACGCAGGTGCTAAAGCACAAAGCGAGTCCGCCATTAACGGTATCATGCTGCTGTTCACCCTTATTCCGGGCGTGGGCTATCTGATTACTGCTGGCGTAGTTCGTCTGCTGAAAGTTGACCGCGAGTTTATGCAGCAAATCCAGTCAGACCTGGAAAAGCGTCGCGCCAACTACCGTGAATTGAATGAGTATCACGACATTAAATCTCCTGAAAATGCAAGGAAAGCCTGA
- the aceF gene encoding pyruvate dehydrogenase complex dihydrolipoyllysine-residue acetyltransferase: MAIEINVPDIGADEVEITEILVKVGDKVEAEQSLITVEGDKASMEVPSPQAGIVKEIKVSVGDKTETGKLIMIFDSADGAAAAAPAPAEEKQAAAPAAAPAAAAAKDVHVPDIGGDEVEVTEIMVKVGDTVAAEQSLITVEGDKASMEVPAPFAGTVKEIKINTGDKVSTGSLIMVFEVAGSAPAAAPAQAAAPAAAAAPAASGSKEVNVPDIGGDEVEVTEVMVKVGDKIAAEQSLITVEGDKASMEVPAPFAGTVKEIKISTGDKVKTGSLIMVFEVEGAAPAAAPAQAAAPAQAAAPAAAPAPAAKAEGKSDFAENDAYVHATPLIRRLAREFGVNLAKVKGSGRKGRILREDVQAYVKDAVKRAESAPAAAAGGGIPGMLPWPKVDFSKFGEIEEVELGRIQKISGANLSRNWVMIPHVTHFDKTDITDLEAFRKQQNAEAEKRKLDVKFTPVVFIMKAVAAALEQMPRFNSSLSEDGQKLTLKKYINIGVAVDTPNGLVVPVFKDVNKKSITELSRELTVISKKARDGKLTAGEMQGGCFTISSIGGLGTTHFAPIVNAPEVAILGVSKSAIEPVWNGKEFTPRLMMPISLSFDHRVIDGADGARFITIINNTLSDIRRLVM; the protein is encoded by the coding sequence ATGGCTATCGAAATCAATGTACCGGACATCGGGGCTGATGAAGTTGAAATCACCGAGATCCTGGTCAAAGTAGGCGACAAAGTTGAAGCTGAACAGTCGCTGATCACCGTAGAAGGCGATAAAGCCTCTATGGAAGTTCCGTCCCCTCAGGCGGGTATCGTTAAAGAGATCAAAGTCTCTGTTGGCGACAAAACTGAGACCGGCAAACTGATCATGATTTTCGATTCCGCCGACGGTGCAGCAGCTGCTGCACCTGCTCCGGCAGAAGAGAAGCAAGCAGCCGCTCCGGCAGCTGCACCTGCTGCGGCAGCAGCGAAAGACGTACACGTACCGGACATCGGCGGCGACGAAGTTGAAGTCACCGAGATTATGGTCAAAGTCGGCGACACCGTTGCGGCTGAGCAGTCTCTGATCACCGTAGAAGGCGACAAAGCCTCTATGGAAGTCCCGGCACCGTTCGCGGGTACCGTGAAAGAGATCAAAATCAACACCGGCGACAAAGTGTCTACTGGCTCCCTGATTATGGTCTTCGAAGTCGCTGGTAGCGCGCCAGCCGCGGCACCAGCTCAGGCTGCTGCACCGGCAGCCGCAGCGGCTCCGGCAGCGTCTGGCTCTAAAGAAGTTAACGTACCGGACATCGGTGGTGACGAAGTTGAAGTCACTGAAGTGATGGTCAAAGTGGGCGATAAAATTGCCGCTGAGCAGTCACTGATCACCGTTGAAGGTGACAAAGCGTCGATGGAAGTGCCGGCACCGTTCGCGGGTACCGTGAAAGAAATCAAAATCAGCACCGGCGATAAAGTGAAAACCGGTTCTCTGATTATGGTCTTCGAAGTTGAAGGCGCGGCACCGGCTGCGGCCCCTGCGCAAGCGGCTGCTCCGGCTCAGGCCGCAGCACCTGCCGCAGCTCCGGCTCCGGCAGCAAAAGCTGAAGGCAAATCTGACTTCGCAGAAAACGACGCTTACGTCCATGCAACGCCGCTGATTCGTCGCCTGGCGCGCGAGTTCGGTGTGAATCTGGCGAAAGTGAAAGGGTCTGGCCGTAAAGGTCGTATCCTGCGCGAAGACGTTCAGGCTTACGTGAAAGACGCGGTTAAACGCGCTGAATCTGCACCGGCAGCTGCGGCTGGCGGCGGTATCCCGGGCATGCTGCCTTGGCCGAAAGTGGACTTCAGCAAGTTTGGTGAAATCGAAGAAGTGGAACTGGGTCGCATCCAGAAAATCTCTGGCGCTAACCTGAGCCGTAACTGGGTGATGATCCCGCACGTTACCCACTTCGATAAAACCGATATCACCGATCTGGAAGCGTTCCGTAAACAGCAGAACGCCGAAGCTGAGAAGCGTAAACTGGATGTGAAATTCACCCCAGTAGTCTTCATCATGAAAGCGGTCGCAGCGGCTCTCGAGCAGATGCCACGCTTCAACAGCTCCCTGTCAGAAGATGGTCAGAAGCTGACGCTGAAGAAATACATCAACATCGGTGTTGCGGTCGATACGCCAAATGGTCTGGTTGTTCCGGTCTTTAAAGATGTGAACAAGAAGAGCATTACCGAGCTGTCTCGTGAACTGACGGTGATCTCTAAGAAAGCGCGTGATGGTAAGCTGACGGCTGGCGAAATGCAGGGCGGTTGCTTCACTATCTCCAGCATCGGCGGCCTGGGGACTACCCACTTCGCACCGATTGTGAACGCGCCTGAAGTGGCTATCCTTGGCGTGTCCAAGTCGGCTATTGAACCGGTGTGGAATGGTAAAGAGTTTACTCCGCGTCTGATGATGCCGATTTCTCTCTCCTTTGACCACCGCGTGATTGACGGTGCTGATGGTGCTCGTTTCATTACCATCATCAACAACACGCTGTCTGACATTCGCCGTCTGGTGATGTAA
- the aroP gene encoding aromatic amino acid transporter AroP: MMESQQHGDQLKRGLKNRHIQLIALGGAIGTGLFLGSASVIQSAGPGIILGYAIAGFIAFLIMRQLGEMVVEEPVAGSFSHFAYKYWGGFAGFSSGWNYWVLYVLVAMAELTAVGKYIQFWYPEIPTWASAAVFFVAINAINLTNVKVFGEMEFWFAIIKVIAVVAMILFGGWLLFSGNGGPQASVSNLWDQGGFLPHGFTGLVMMMAIIMFSFGGLELVGITAAEADNPEQSIPKATNQVIYRILIFYVGSLAVLLSLMPWTRVTADTSPFVLIFHELGDTFVANALNVVVLTAALSVYNSCVYCNSRMLFGLAQQGNAPKALMNVDKRGVPVNTILVSALVTALCVLINYLAPESAFGLLMALVVSALVINWAMISLAHIKFRKAKQQQGVASRFPALFYPLGNWVCLIFMAAVLVIMLMTPGMAISVYLIPVWIAILGVGYLCKQKTARAVKAH; the protein is encoded by the coding sequence ATGATGGAAAGTCAACAGCATGGCGATCAGCTAAAGCGCGGTCTTAAAAACCGCCATATACAGCTTATCGCGCTGGGTGGCGCGATAGGCACCGGGTTATTCCTCGGTAGCGCGTCCGTTATCCAGTCTGCAGGGCCAGGGATTATCCTGGGTTACGCTATCGCCGGTTTTATCGCCTTTTTAATTATGCGCCAGCTAGGTGAAATGGTGGTTGAAGAGCCGGTAGCCGGTTCCTTCAGCCACTTTGCCTATAAGTACTGGGGCGGTTTCGCTGGATTCTCCTCCGGCTGGAACTACTGGGTGCTGTACGTTCTGGTTGCCATGGCTGAGCTGACTGCCGTCGGAAAATACATCCAGTTCTGGTACCCGGAGATCCCTACCTGGGCCTCTGCCGCCGTCTTTTTCGTGGCCATCAACGCTATCAACCTGACCAACGTAAAAGTATTCGGTGAGATGGAGTTCTGGTTTGCCATTATTAAGGTTATTGCGGTCGTGGCGATGATCCTGTTCGGTGGCTGGCTGCTATTTAGCGGCAACGGTGGCCCGCAGGCCAGCGTCAGCAACCTGTGGGATCAAGGTGGCTTCCTGCCACATGGCTTCACCGGTCTGGTGATGATGATGGCCATTATCATGTTCTCCTTCGGCGGGCTGGAGCTGGTCGGAATCACTGCGGCAGAAGCGGATAACCCGGAGCAAAGCATTCCGAAAGCGACCAACCAGGTTATTTACCGTATCCTGATTTTCTATGTAGGTTCACTGGCCGTCCTGCTCTCCCTGATGCCGTGGACGCGCGTAACGGCAGATACCAGCCCATTTGTCCTTATCTTCCACGAACTGGGCGACACGTTTGTGGCTAACGCACTGAACGTCGTGGTGCTGACCGCCGCCCTGTCTGTCTATAACAGCTGTGTGTATTGCAACAGTCGTATGCTGTTCGGTCTGGCTCAACAGGGCAACGCGCCAAAAGCGCTGATGAACGTGGATAAACGTGGCGTTCCGGTGAATACCATCCTCGTCTCCGCGCTAGTCACCGCCCTGTGCGTCCTGATCAACTACCTGGCACCGGAATCTGCCTTTGGCTTACTGATGGCACTGGTGGTCTCTGCGCTGGTGATCAACTGGGCGATGATCAGCCTTGCACACATCAAGTTCCGCAAAGCGAAACAACAGCAGGGCGTCGCCAGTCGTTTTCCGGCGCTATTCTATCCGCTGGGTAACTGGGTTTGCCTGATTTTCATGGCGGCAGTGCTGGTGATTATGCTGATGACGCCGGGCATGGCAATCTCCGTTTACCTGATCCCGGTGTGGATTGCTATTCTTGGCGTCGGTTATCTGTGTAAGCAGAAAACAGCCAGAGCGGTTAAAGCACATTAA
- the pdhR gene encoding pyruvate dehydrogenase complex transcriptional repressor PdhR has translation MAYSKIRQPKLSDVIEQQLEFLILEGTLRPGEKLPPERELAKQFDVSRPSLREAIQRLEAKGLLLRRQGGGTFVQSSLWQSFSDPLVELLSDHPESQFDLLETRHALEGIAAYYAALRSTDEDKTRIRELHHAIELAQQSGDLDGESDAVLQYQIAVTEAAHNVVLLHLLRCMEPMLAQNVRQNFELLYSRRDMLPLVSSHRTRIFEAIIAGKPEEAREASHRHLAFIEEILLDRSREESRRERALRRLEQRKN, from the coding sequence ATGGCCTACAGCAAAATCCGCCAACCAAAACTCTCCGATGTGATTGAGCAGCAGCTGGAGTTTTTAATTCTTGAGGGGACACTTCGCCCCGGAGAAAAACTCCCACCGGAACGTGAACTGGCAAAACAGTTCGACGTCTCCCGTCCCTCCTTGCGCGAGGCGATCCAACGTCTCGAAGCGAAGGGTTTGCTGCTTCGTCGTCAGGGCGGTGGCACTTTTGTTCAGAGCAGCCTGTGGCAGAGCTTTAGCGACCCACTGGTAGAGTTGCTCTCCGACCATCCTGAATCCCAGTTTGACCTGCTTGAGACGCGCCATGCGCTGGAAGGTATTGCTGCTTATTACGCCGCACTACGCAGCACGGATGAAGATAAAACGCGTATCCGTGAACTCCACCATGCGATCGAGCTTGCCCAACAGTCCGGGGATCTTGACGGCGAATCTGATGCCGTTCTCCAGTATCAAATTGCTGTCACCGAAGCGGCGCACAATGTGGTACTGCTCCATTTGCTCCGTTGTATGGAGCCGATGCTGGCCCAGAACGTTCGTCAAAACTTTGAATTGCTGTATTCGCGTCGGGATATGCTGCCGTTGGTAAGCAGTCACCGTACGCGTATTTTTGAAGCGATTATCGCCGGGAAGCCGGAAGAGGCGCGTGAAGCGTCCCACCGTCACCTGGCGTTTATCGAAGAAATTCTCCTGGACAGAAGCCGTGAGGAAAGCCGTCGTGAACGCGCCTTACGCCGCCTGGAGCAACGAAAGAATTAG
- the aceE gene encoding pyruvate dehydrogenase (acetyl-transferring), homodimeric type codes for MSERFPNDVDPIETRDWLQAIESVIREEGVERAQYLIDQLLSEARKGGVKVAAGTGASNYVNTIAVEDEPEYPGNLELERRIRSAIRWNAIMTVLRASKKDLELGGHMASFQSSATVYDVCFNHFFRARNEQDGGDLIYFQGHISPGIYARAFLEGRLTEEQMNNFRQEVHGKGLSSYPHPKLMPEFWQFPTVSMGLGPIGAIYQAKFLKYLEHRGLKDTSKQTVYAFLGDGEMDEPESKGAITIATREKLDNLVFVINCNLQRLDGPVTGNGKIVNELEGIFAGAGWNVIKVMWGGRWDELLRKDTSGKLIQLMNETVDGDYQTFKSKDGAYVREHFFGKYPETAALVADWTDEQIWALNRGGHDPKKVYAALKKAQETKGKATVILAHTIKGYGMGDTAEGKNIAHQVKKMNMDGVRYIRDRFNVPVTDEQVENLSYITFPEGSEEHTYLHAQRQKLHGYLPARQPNFTEKLELPALEDFGALLEEQNKEISTTIAFVRALNVMLKNKSIKDRLVPIIADEARTFGMEGLFRQIGIYSPNGQQYTPQDREQVAYYKEDEKGQILQEGINELGAGASWLAAATSYSTNDLPMIPFYIYYSMFGFQRIGDLCWQAGDQQARGFLIGGTSGRTTLNGEGLQHEDGHSHIQSLTIPNCISYDPSYAYEVAVIMHDGLERMYGEKQENVYYYITTLNENYHMPAMPEGAEEGIRKGIYKLETLEGKKGKVQLLGSGSILRHVREAAQILANDYGVGSDVYSVTSFTELARDGQDCERWNMLHPLETPRVPYIAQVMNDAPAVASTDYMKLFAEQVRTYVPADDYRVLGTDGFGRSDSRENLRHHFEVDASYVVVAALGELAKRGEIDKKVVADAITKFNIDADKVNPRLA; via the coding sequence ATGTCAGAACGTTTCCCAAATGACGTGGATCCGATCGAAACTCGCGACTGGCTACAGGCGATCGAATCGGTCATCCGTGAAGAAGGTGTTGAGCGTGCTCAGTATCTGATCGACCAACTGCTTTCAGAAGCCCGCAAAGGCGGCGTGAAAGTAGCGGCAGGTACAGGGGCCAGCAATTATGTAAACACTATTGCCGTTGAAGATGAGCCGGAATACCCGGGCAATCTGGAGCTGGAACGTCGTATTCGTTCTGCTATCCGCTGGAACGCCATCATGACCGTACTGCGTGCGTCTAAAAAGGACCTCGAGCTGGGTGGCCACATGGCATCCTTCCAGTCCTCCGCAACGGTATATGATGTGTGCTTCAACCATTTCTTCCGTGCACGCAACGAGCAGGATGGCGGCGACCTGATTTACTTCCAGGGCCACATCTCTCCGGGCATCTATGCACGTGCATTCCTGGAAGGTCGTCTGACTGAAGAGCAGATGAACAACTTCCGTCAGGAAGTTCATGGCAAAGGCCTGTCTTCCTATCCGCACCCGAAACTGATGCCGGAATTCTGGCAGTTCCCGACCGTATCCATGGGTCTGGGTCCAATCGGTGCTATCTACCAGGCTAAATTCCTGAAGTATCTGGAACACCGTGGCCTGAAAGATACCTCTAAGCAGACCGTTTATGCCTTCCTGGGCGATGGCGAGATGGATGAGCCAGAATCTAAAGGCGCTATCACCATCGCGACCCGTGAAAAACTGGACAACCTGGTCTTTGTTATCAACTGTAACCTGCAGCGTCTTGATGGCCCGGTCACCGGTAACGGCAAGATTGTTAACGAACTGGAAGGCATCTTCGCAGGTGCTGGCTGGAACGTTATCAAAGTCATGTGGGGCGGTCGTTGGGATGAGCTGCTGCGTAAAGACACCAGCGGTAAACTGATCCAGCTGATGAACGAAACCGTTGACGGCGACTACCAGACCTTCAAATCCAAAGACGGCGCGTATGTTCGTGAGCACTTCTTCGGTAAATACCCGGAAACCGCAGCACTGGTTGCTGACTGGACTGACGAGCAGATTTGGGCGCTGAACCGTGGCGGTCACGATCCGAAGAAAGTTTACGCTGCACTGAAAAAAGCGCAGGAAACCAAAGGCAAAGCAACTGTAATCCTCGCCCATACCATCAAAGGTTACGGCATGGGTGACACCGCCGAAGGTAAAAACATCGCTCACCAGGTTAAGAAAATGAACATGGACGGCGTGCGTTACATCCGCGACCGTTTCAACGTTCCAGTTACCGATGAGCAGGTTGAAAACCTGTCTTACATTACCTTCCCGGAAGGTTCTGAAGAGCATACCTATCTGCACGCTCAGCGTCAGAAACTGCACGGCTACCTGCCGGCTCGTCAGCCTAACTTTACTGAGAAGCTGGAGCTGCCGGCGCTGGAAGACTTCGGTGCGCTGCTGGAAGAGCAGAACAAAGAAATCTCCACCACTATCGCTTTCGTTCGTGCCCTGAACGTGATGCTGAAGAACAAGTCGATCAAAGATCGTCTGGTGCCGATCATCGCCGATGAAGCACGTACTTTCGGTATGGAAGGTCTGTTCCGTCAGATTGGTATCTACAGCCCGAACGGCCAGCAGTACACCCCGCAGGACCGTGAGCAGGTTGCTTACTACAAAGAAGACGAAAAAGGTCAGATCCTGCAGGAAGGTATCAACGAACTGGGTGCTGGTGCATCCTGGCTGGCGGCTGCGACCTCTTACAGCACCAACGATCTGCCGATGATCCCGTTCTACATCTACTACTCCATGTTCGGGTTCCAGCGTATCGGTGACCTGTGCTGGCAGGCGGGTGACCAGCAGGCGCGCGGCTTCCTGATCGGCGGGACTTCTGGTCGTACGACGCTGAACGGTGAGGGTCTGCAGCACGAAGATGGTCACAGCCATATTCAGTCTCTGACTATTCCGAACTGTATCTCTTACGATCCGTCTTACGCGTACGAAGTTGCGGTCATCATGCACGATGGTCTGGAGCGTATGTACGGTGAGAAACAAGAGAACGTTTACTACTACATCACCACGCTGAACGAAAACTACCACATGCCGGCAATGCCGGAAGGTGCTGAGGAAGGTATCCGTAAAGGTATCTACAAACTCGAAACCCTCGAAGGTAAGAAAGGTAAAGTTCAGCTGTTGGGCTCTGGTTCTATCCTGCGTCACGTCCGTGAAGCAGCGCAGATCCTGGCGAACGACTACGGCGTAGGTTCTGACGTGTATAGCGTCACGTCCTTCACTGAACTGGCGCGTGATGGCCAGGATTGTGAGCGCTGGAACATGCTGCATCCGCTGGAAACTCCGCGCGTTCCGTACATCGCTCAGGTGATGAACGACGCACCGGCTGTAGCATCTACTGACTATATGAAACTGTTTGCCGAACAGGTTCGTACTTATGTACCGGCTGATGATTATCGCGTACTGGGTACTGACGGCTTCGGTCGCTCTGACAGCCGTGAAAACCTGCGTCACCACTTCGAAGTTGATGCTTCCTATGTGGTTGTAGCGGCACTGGGCGAACTGGCTAAACGTGGCGAAATCGATAAGAAAGTGGTTGCTGACGCTATCACCAAATTCAATATCGATGCAGATAAAGTTAACCCGCGTCTGGCGTAA